A stretch of Pseudophryne corroboree isolate aPseCor3 chromosome 9, aPseCor3.hap2, whole genome shotgun sequence DNA encodes these proteins:
- the LOC134958864 gene encoding olfactory receptor 5V1-like → MKEYLINCTVQREFHLLAFSISAGLQLLLFIGILVMYLLTLLGNLLITGLICLTPQLHTPMYYFLCNLSVQDIIYVSSIIPKFLSILVTGDTRIAFQGCITQMFFFTFCIVAEFLLLTSMAYDRYVAICIPLRYTIIMSSNVCITLISVSSLVCFFNSVIYAVLISKASFCNSQAISHFYCDLKTMIGYSSGDVTGIKMLLSLENIFLGLTPFVLILVSYTCIIVTIIKIRSSAGRVKAFSSCSSHLTVVLLFYGTSLISYIVPDSQESQERDKYFSLLYTAVAPMLNPLVYTLRNKEVLKSMENIFQKYLKR, encoded by the coding sequence ATGAAGGAATATCTCATAAACTGCACAGTACAAAGAGAATTTCACCTCCTGGCTTTCTCCATCTCTGCAGGCCTTCAGCTTCTACTCTTCATTGGGATCCTGGTAATGTATTTACTGACATTGCTGGGGAACCTGCTTATCACTGGTCTTATATGTCTGACTCCGCAGCTCCACACTCCTATGTACTATTTCCTGTGTAACCTCTCAGTGCAGGACATCATCTACGTCTCCAGCATCATTCCCAAATTCCTCTCTATCCTGGTAACGGGTGACACCAGAATTGCCTTCCAAGGATGCATCACACAGATGTTCTTCTTTACATTTTGTATTGTGGCAGAGTTTTTACTCCTAACGTCTATGGCCTATGACCGCTATGTCGCCATCTGTATCCCTCTGCGCTATACAATCATTATGAGCAGTAATGTGTGTATTACTCTTATCTCTGTCTCCTCGCTAGTCTGCTTTTTTAATTCAGTAATCTATGCTGTGCTGATTTCTAAAGCATCATTCTGCAACTCCCAAGCAATCAGTCATTTTTACTGTGATCTGAAAACCATGATAGGGTATTCTAGTGGCGATGTTACAGGTATTAAGATGTTGCTGTCTTTGGAAAATATATTTTTAGGACTTACGCCCTTTGTGTTGATATTAGTCTCTTATACATGTATAATTGTTACTATTATAAAGATCCGTAGCTCAGCGGGTAGAGTAAAGGCTTTCTCCAGCTGTTCGTCCCATCTCACTGTTGTATTATTATTCTATGGGACATCACTTATTTCCTACATTGTCCCGGACTCGCAGGAGTCTCAGGAACGAGACAAATATTTCTCCTTGCTATACACGGCGGTGGCCCCGATGCTAAATCCTCTAGTTTATACCCTGAGAAACAAAGAGGTTTTAAAATCCatggaaaatatttttcaaaaataTTTGAAACGCTAA